A region from the Desulfurellaceae bacterium genome encodes:
- a CDS encoding DUF1330 domain-containing protein has product MSVMVLVQGNPDPTKAEALKQYQQTARTVVAKHGGEVLARGGGLGKLHGAKEYQVGIVIRFPDKAAVDAWYADPDYQAVLPLRHEAYADLEITLYQE; this is encoded by the coding sequence ATGAGTGTCATGGTTCTGGTTCAAGGCAATCCCGATCCGACGAAGGCTGAGGCGCTGAAACAATACCAACAGACGGCCCGGACGGTTGTCGCCAAGCATGGCGGCGAAGTCCTGGCGAGAGGCGGCGGCCTCGGCAAGCTGCACGGTGCAAAAGAGTATCAGGTCGGTATCGTAATCCGTTTTCCGGATAAAGCTGCGGTTGACGCCTGGTATGCCGACCCCGACTACCAGGCTGTGTTGCCGCTGCGCCACGAGGCGTATGCGGATTTAGAGATCACGCTGTATCAGGAATAA
- a CDS encoding pyrroloquinoline quinone-dependent dehydrogenase encodes MRLIWGVVGLLLAIFCGACDPSASAPFVPRPDAPVSPWSAYGGDEGGQRHSPLSEITRDNVNRLAIAWEYHTGDLSDGTGDIPSTSAFQATPIMVDQTLYFCTPFNRVIALDPETGQERWTYDPHTDLSGQYANQLVCRGVSSWLDADRPAGAACRRRIFTATNDARLIALDAATGTPCADFGDTGVVDLNPGVGDIRWLGEYQVTSPPAIVHDLVIVGSAVADNVRVNPPSGVVRAWDARTGKLRWSWDLAPPDFVPSPDNTGSVGYALGTPNVWAPMSVDTRRDLVFVPTGNPSPDYFRGDSNLDYYGSAVVALRASTGRVVWHYQTVHRDLWDFDVPAQPALVSLRRGDQAVPALVQTTKMGFVFVLHRETGRPLFEIEERPVPQGRVPGERLSPTQPFPLKPPPLAGLDLRPEQAWGLTRLDRVVCRDKLKALRWEGMYTPPSREGTLMYPGNAGGSNWGSVAFDPERQLLIANTQDLPWIVRLFAAEDYERERAAHPGVEIAPQRGMPYGLHREMPLSPLGLPCNPPPWGSLAAVDLVSGELRWQEPLGIARLGPLALEGLPNAGGPLVIGSGLIFIGATFDNSLRAFDLETGEEVWRAGLPAGGQATPMTYRSRTGGKQYVVIAAGGYGRVDLPGNLGDALVAFALE; translated from the coding sequence ATGCGCTTGATTTGGGGTGTTGTCGGCCTCCTCCTGGCGATCTTTTGCGGCGCCTGCGATCCCTCCGCCTCCGCTCCGTTCGTCCCTCGCCCCGACGCGCCGGTCAGCCCCTGGTCGGCCTATGGCGGCGATGAGGGGGGGCAACGCCATAGCCCGCTTAGCGAGATCACCCGGGATAATGTGAACCGTCTGGCGATTGCCTGGGAGTACCATACCGGGGACCTGTCGGACGGGACGGGAGACATCCCGTCAACCAGCGCCTTTCAGGCCACCCCCATTATGGTCGATCAGACGCTCTATTTTTGTACGCCCTTCAACCGGGTGATCGCCCTCGATCCTGAAACCGGCCAGGAGCGCTGGACCTACGACCCGCACACCGATCTGTCCGGGCAGTACGCCAACCAGCTGGTGTGTCGCGGGGTTTCGAGCTGGCTGGACGCAGACCGGCCGGCCGGAGCTGCCTGCCGGCGACGTATCTTCACCGCCACTAACGACGCCCGGCTCATCGCCCTCGACGCGGCCACCGGTACGCCGTGCGCGGACTTTGGCGACACGGGCGTCGTCGATCTGAATCCCGGCGTTGGGGATATCCGGTGGCTGGGCGAGTATCAGGTGACTTCGCCACCGGCGATTGTGCACGATCTGGTGATCGTGGGATCAGCGGTGGCCGATAATGTACGCGTGAATCCGCCCAGCGGGGTGGTGCGGGCCTGGGATGCGCGAACCGGGAAGCTGCGCTGGAGCTGGGATCTTGCCCCGCCCGACTTCGTACCGAGCCCGGACAACACCGGTTCGGTGGGCTATGCCCTGGGCACGCCAAACGTGTGGGCGCCCATGTCGGTTGATACCCGGCGCGACCTCGTCTTTGTGCCGACCGGGAATCCGTCGCCGGACTACTTCCGGGGCGACTCGAACCTCGACTACTACGGCAGTGCGGTCGTGGCGCTCCGGGCTTCGACCGGGCGGGTCGTCTGGCACTACCAGACCGTGCACCGCGACCTGTGGGATTTTGACGTTCCGGCTCAACCCGCTCTGGTCAGCCTGAGACGTGGCGACCAAGCCGTTCCCGCACTGGTCCAGACCACAAAAATGGGTTTCGTGTTTGTTCTCCATCGTGAGACCGGCCGTCCCCTGTTCGAGATCGAGGAGAGACCGGTCCCCCAGGGTCGGGTGCCGGGCGAGCGCCTCTCGCCCACCCAGCCCTTTCCGCTCAAGCCGCCGCCGCTGGCGGGCTTGGACCTGCGGCCCGAGCAGGCCTGGGGCTTGACCCGGTTGGACCGGGTCGTGTGTCGAGACAAGCTGAAGGCCCTGCGCTGGGAAGGCATGTACACCCCGCCAAGCCGGGAGGGCACGCTGATGTATCCGGGTAACGCCGGGGGGTCAAACTGGGGCAGCGTTGCCTTCGACCCGGAGCGGCAGCTGCTGATTGCCAATACCCAAGACCTGCCCTGGATAGTGCGGCTGTTTGCGGCTGAGGACTATGAACGCGAACGCGCCGCCCACCCCGGTGTCGAGATTGCGCCACAGCGCGGTATGCCGTATGGGCTGCACCGCGAAATGCCCCTGTCCCCGCTGGGTCTGCCGTGCAACCCCCCGCCGTGGGGCAGCCTTGCCGCAGTCGATCTGGTCAGCGGTGAGCTGCGCTGGCAGGAGCCGCTCGGTATTGCTCGGCTCGGCCCTCTTGCGTTGGAGGGGCTACCCAACGCCGGCGGTCCGCTCGTTATCGGCAGCGGTCTGATTTTTATTGGCGCGACGTTTGACAACTCTCTGCGGGCCTTTGATCTGGAGACGGGCGAGGAAGTCTGGCGGGCCGGTCTGCCGGCCGGCGGGCAGGCCACTCCCATGACGTATCGGTCTCGCACCGGCGGCAAACAGTACGTCGTCATTGCTGCGGGCGGGTACGGGCGGGTCGACCTGCCCGGCAACCTGGGCGATGCGCTGGTCGCTTTCGCGCTTGAATGA
- a CDS encoding carboxymuconolactone decarboxylase family protein — MHKRTTMTRGWRGSGTLAIGLVCAVGLLPLAAQAQSTAYNQTALVALCKISAAGASGRFDTAEQLFSQGKDAGLSQLQMYEAVLNLLPYIGYPRTLSTLGRFQRVYPDYISQRSQGQSPQPTEPWPEYAPSIWGERGMRVQERLTGGSEETQQLIKRLSQISPELAEWVRYDDFGRVFGRAGLLLIEREAIVLGALIAQGALQIAFHYKALLRVGGDDSLVDALLEAVADIVDKNALASARQHIAEARQ; from the coding sequence ATGCACAAGCGGACAACAATGACGCGCGGTTGGAGGGGAAGCGGGACGCTGGCAATCGGGCTCGTTTGTGCTGTGGGCCTGTTGCCGCTGGCCGCGCAAGCCCAAAGCACAGCCTACAACCAGACCGCGCTGGTTGCGCTGTGTAAAATATCTGCGGCCGGCGCCTCGGGACGGTTCGACACTGCCGAGCAGCTCTTCAGCCAGGGCAAGGACGCCGGACTCAGCCAGCTCCAGATGTACGAGGCGGTCCTGAACCTGCTGCCCTACATCGGCTATCCGCGGACCCTGAGCACGTTGGGACGCTTTCAGCGGGTGTATCCCGACTACATCAGCCAACGCTCGCAGGGGCAGAGTCCGCAGCCGACCGAACCCTGGCCGGAGTATGCCCCGAGCATTTGGGGCGAACGCGGGATGCGGGTGCAAGAGCGGCTGACCGGCGGCAGTGAGGAGACCCAGCAGCTCATCAAGCGGCTCAGTCAGATCAGTCCCGAACTGGCCGAATGGGTGCGCTACGACGACTTTGGCCGGGTCTTTGGTCGGGCCGGGCTGCTGCTGATCGAACGCGAAGCCATCGTGCTGGGTGCGCTGATTGCCCAGGGGGCGCTCCAGATCGCGTTTCACTACAAGGCCCTGCTCCGGGTTGGGGGCGATGACAGCCTGGTCGATGCCTTGCTTGAAGCGGTAGCGGACATTGTGGATAAAAACGCGCTGGCCTCCGCGCGGCAGCATATTGCCGAGGCACGCCAGTAG
- a CDS encoding DUF2157 domain-containing protein: MRLIRLLKKDLAREISTWVDRELISVDQAQAICRLYGVDYTAILARSTSYSLLVVLGCVFIGLALITVIGANWDTLPRELRMAGLLALTVGTHGLALRLHLSDRTSQAAGLFILGNLFYGASIILIAQIYHLGEHMPDGVFWWALGGLPLGVVLCHAWLTLLSAWLALVWFFMEYALGFFGASFPLFLAAQLYVLVRGRPSITLFLTAVVSLFFWIEAALSVLWADSSGRLEPAAEHLFVGVALFILAHAASHCLQARDEAKAKDYGAVLSLWTLRLGLLSLLVLSFEAPWAGLIEADWNNLGSMWVMVGALLAGAVWLGTKTARLPSLLTLSLLSAAAMLAVILIEDADDAVYLQILDNIALVGAGTWLIVQGTLRGVSHYFSLGVGAILLTAFLRYVDLIGDYIGAALLFLVLALLLGAARYWKVRQTQAGPA; the protein is encoded by the coding sequence GTGCGACTGATCCGCCTGCTCAAAAAAGACTTGGCCAGAGAGATCTCGACCTGGGTTGACCGGGAGCTGATCTCGGTTGACCAGGCGCAAGCGATCTGCCGGCTGTACGGCGTCGATTACACCGCGATACTCGCCCGTTCGACGTCCTACAGTCTGCTGGTCGTCCTGGGCTGTGTCTTCATTGGGCTGGCCCTGATTACGGTGATCGGAGCGAACTGGGACACGCTCCCACGGGAGCTGCGGATGGCGGGCTTACTCGCCCTGACCGTCGGCACCCACGGCCTGGCGCTGCGGCTCCACCTGTCGGACAGGACCTCGCAGGCTGCGGGCCTCTTCATCCTGGGCAACCTGTTCTACGGCGCATCCATCATCCTGATCGCGCAGATCTATCATCTGGGCGAGCATATGCCCGACGGGGTGTTCTGGTGGGCGCTCGGCGGTCTGCCGCTCGGCGTCGTGCTGTGTCATGCCTGGCTCACGCTGCTGAGCGCCTGGCTGGCCCTGGTGTGGTTTTTCATGGAATACGCGCTGGGCTTCTTCGGCGCGTCGTTTCCGCTGTTTCTGGCGGCGCAGCTGTACGTCCTGGTCAGGGGCCGACCGAGCATCACCCTGTTTCTGACCGCTGTCGTCAGTCTCTTCTTCTGGATTGAAGCCGCGTTGTCTGTCCTGTGGGCAGACAGCTCTGGACGATTGGAGCCGGCGGCCGAGCACCTCTTCGTCGGCGTGGCGCTGTTCATTCTTGCCCACGCCGCCAGCCATTGCTTGCAGGCCAGAGACGAGGCCAAGGCCAAGGACTATGGTGCGGTGCTGTCGCTGTGGACCCTGCGCTTGGGTCTCCTCAGCCTGCTCGTGCTGAGCTTTGAGGCGCCCTGGGCCGGTCTGATTGAGGCCGACTGGAACAACCTGGGGTCGATGTGGGTCATGGTCGGTGCCTTGCTGGCAGGCGCCGTGTGGCTTGGGACCAAGACCGCACGGCTGCCCTCGCTCCTCACCCTGAGCCTGCTGAGCGCTGCCGCCATGCTCGCAGTGATCCTGATCGAGGATGCGGATGATGCGGTGTATCTCCAGATCCTCGATAATATCGCCCTTGTCGGGGCGGGCACCTGGCTGATCGTTCAGGGCACGCTGCGCGGCGTCTCGCACTACTTCTCGCTGGGTGTCGGCGCAATTCTTCTGACCGCCTTCCTGCGCTATGTGGACTTGATCGGCGACTACATCGGCGCCGCGCTGCTGTTCCTGGTGCTGGCCCTGCTGCTGGGAGCGGCGCGGTATTGGAAAGTGCGGCAGACACAGGCAGGCCCAGCATGA
- a CDS encoding GDYXXLXY domain-containing protein has product MTRRHIALALCATIALQFFVLLGMVVNAAIPLWTGREIHVRTIPVDPRSLFRGNYARLSYGFTTLPEDALGEPITRPRVGEVLYVSLQQDEEHVYDFAGASVDRPADGVFLRGRITHNTPPYRVAYGIEAFFAPKDKAVQLEDDLRSGGLAVVMVSETGKAALKEVIPPPAQD; this is encoded by the coding sequence ATGACGCGCCGACACATCGCGCTCGCGCTGTGCGCCACCATCGCCTTGCAGTTTTTCGTCCTGCTCGGCATGGTCGTCAACGCCGCCATCCCCCTGTGGACCGGCAGGGAAATCCACGTCAGAACGATTCCGGTTGATCCCCGTTCGCTGTTTCGCGGCAACTACGCCCGCCTGAGCTACGGGTTCACCACGCTGCCCGAGGACGCGCTGGGCGAGCCGATAACACGTCCCCGCGTCGGCGAGGTCTTGTACGTGAGCCTCCAACAGGACGAAGAGCATGTGTACGATTTTGCCGGGGCGTCTGTCGACCGGCCGGCGGACGGCGTCTTTCTGCGCGGCCGGATTACCCATAATACTCCACCGTATCGCGTCGCGTATGGGATCGAAGCGTTCTTTGCCCCGAAAGACAAAGCGGTGCAACTGGAGGACGATCTTCGTAGTGGCGGCCTTGCCGTTGTGATGGTATCCGAGACTGGCAAGGCGGCGCTCAAGGAGGTCATTCCGCCTCCGGCTCAGGACTGA
- a CDS encoding hydantoinase/oxoprolinase family protein has protein sequence MKRVGIDVGGTFTDLIYVDEDQGQVVIHKLPSTPADPAEATLLGLDAVCERAGVEPAGLDHLFHGTTVATNIVLEHNGAKVGMLTTRGYRDILHIARHKRPLSFSLYQDVPWQQHPLVRRRYRRPISERVIAPDGEVLAPLNEDEVREAVRMMKAEGVEAVAICFLFSFLNPDHEQRAKAIVQEEFPDAYLSVRHEVLPQYREYEGFSTVCLNASIGPKVSQYIERLNRAVSAKGLRGGLHLMTSVGGVATPQGAMQRPVNLLMSGPVAGLIGGIWTGKTAGSPSVITLDVGGTSADIGVAANGQTRMKHLLDTQVGGYHAMIPMVEIDAIGAGGGSLAYIDAGGMFRVGPKSAGAEPGPACYGRGGDQPTATDALVVLGRLRPESFLGGRVPLHKRLAEDAIERQLCRPLGTDLEQAALGVARILTHGMVEGIEISSVRKGYDPRDFALVAAGGAGPLFACDIAQELGIPQILVPRYPGITSALGLLATDIVYEFVSTEMQLFSSLDRDRLGADFASLERQATERLQADRLDPAHSLLRRIADCRYIGQGYELRVELPAGPIDQAWQERAAEAFHQAHEREYVRRFPDSDIQIVNIRVQGVGLMPELRLTQLPAGDASPADALTASHEVVFSQDGKPTRLASAFYRRDLLKAGNRISGPAIIEQLDSTVVINPGLTAEVDRYGTILIECR, from the coding sequence ATGAAACGTGTTGGTATTGATGTCGGCGGAACCTTCACCGACCTGATTTATGTGGACGAAGACCAGGGTCAGGTGGTGATCCATAAGCTGCCCAGCACCCCGGCCGACCCGGCTGAGGCCACCCTGCTGGGGCTGGACGCCGTGTGCGAGCGGGCCGGGGTTGAGCCGGCTGGCCTTGACCACCTGTTTCACGGCACGACGGTCGCCACCAATATCGTGCTGGAACACAACGGCGCCAAGGTCGGCATGCTGACGACCAGGGGCTACCGCGATATTCTGCACATCGCCCGCCATAAACGCCCCCTGTCCTTCAGCCTGTACCAGGACGTGCCGTGGCAGCAGCACCCCCTGGTGCGGCGACGCTATCGGCGTCCGATCAGCGAGCGGGTCATTGCCCCGGACGGCGAGGTGCTCGCCCCGCTCAACGAGGACGAGGTGCGTGAGGCGGTGCGGATGATGAAGGCCGAGGGGGTCGAAGCGGTCGCCATCTGTTTTCTGTTTTCGTTTCTGAACCCGGACCACGAGCAGCGCGCCAAGGCCATTGTCCAGGAGGAGTTTCCCGACGCCTATTTGTCCGTGCGGCACGAGGTGCTGCCCCAGTACCGCGAGTACGAGGGCTTCAGCACGGTGTGTTTGAACGCCTCAATCGGTCCCAAGGTCAGCCAGTACATCGAGCGCCTCAACCGCGCGGTGAGCGCCAAAGGCCTGCGCGGCGGCCTGCACCTGATGACCTCGGTGGGCGGCGTAGCCACGCCCCAGGGAGCGATGCAACGGCCGGTCAACCTGCTGATGTCGGGACCCGTGGCCGGCCTGATCGGCGGGATTTGGACCGGCAAAACGGCCGGTTCGCCGAGCGTCATCACCCTCGATGTGGGCGGCACCTCGGCCGATATCGGCGTGGCAGCAAACGGCCAGACGCGCATGAAGCACCTGCTCGACACCCAGGTCGGGGGCTATCACGCCATGATCCCGATGGTCGAAATTGACGCTATCGGAGCCGGGGGCGGCAGCCTGGCCTATATTGACGCGGGCGGCATGTTCCGGGTCGGGCCAAAAAGCGCGGGCGCCGAACCCGGTCCGGCGTGTTACGGTCGGGGCGGCGATCAACCGACCGCCACCGACGCCCTGGTCGTGCTCGGTCGGCTGCGGCCCGAGAGCTTTCTGGGTGGCCGGGTCCCGCTCCACAAACGGCTGGCCGAGGACGCCATTGAGCGCCAGCTGTGCCGCCCTCTGGGTACAGACCTGGAACAGGCCGCGCTGGGCGTGGCGCGGATTCTGACCCACGGCATGGTCGAGGGCATTGAGATCAGCAGCGTACGCAAAGGCTACGACCCGCGCGATTTTGCGCTGGTGGCGGCGGGCGGCGCCGGGCCGCTGTTTGCCTGTGATATCGCCCAGGAACTGGGTATTCCGCAGATCCTGGTGCCGCGCTATCCGGGCATTACCTCGGCCCTGGGTCTGCTGGCCACCGACATCGTGTACGAGTTCGTCAGCACCGAGATGCAGCTGTTCTCCAGCCTGGACCGCGACAGGCTGGGCGCAGACTTTGCCAGCCTGGAGCGACAGGCGACCGAGCGCTTGCAGGCCGACCGGCTCGACCCCGCACACAGCCTGCTGCGGCGCATTGCCGACTGCCGCTATATCGGTCAGGGCTATGAGCTGCGGGTCGAGCTACCGGCCGGACCAATTGACCAGGCCTGGCAGGAGCGAGCCGCAGAGGCGTTTCATCAGGCCCACGAGCGCGAATATGTGCGCCGCTTCCCGGACAGTGACATCCAGATTGTGAACATCCGGGTTCAGGGCGTGGGGCTGATGCCCGAGCTGCGGCTCACACAGCTGCCGGCCGGAGACGCCTCGCCCGCAGACGCGCTGACCGCCAGCCACGAGGTGGTGTTCAGCCAGGACGGCAAGCCGACACGGCTGGCCAGCGCATTTTACCGACGAGACCTGCTCAAGGCCGGTAACCGCATCAGCGGCCCGGCCATCATAGAACAGCTCGACAGTACGGTCGTCATCAATCCCGGCCTGACCGCCGAGGTTGATCGGTACGGGACGATTCTGATTGAGTGTCGATAA
- a CDS encoding hydantoinase B/oxoprolinase family protein: MSQTDSSGSHGSARTIDPITLRVLNGAFTAAAKEMAHVLYRMSYSSIIRESEDLGAGLYDAEGDEICESDTSPMHVGSLPAYIRGFLKRLDGKINDGDVILHNHPYHGSTHTPDLAVAVPVFWDGRLIGFAAVTAHLLDMGGAAPGLNVDVVDVWAESRLFNGIKLYNAGVKNEDLWQFFLDNVRTPEMNTGDIESMIAACQLGRERFLSLVEKYGVETVLDTAHELMDYSERMLRSEIEKIPDGEYTAPTQYLDDDGRNRDQPLAVCVSVKVEGSELTIDLTGSSPEVPTGYNVPYEGSTLVASYVIVRSILLDEATFPDAVPQNEGIFRPIKVIAPEGTIFNPRFPRACFSRFNQVQYLADGVNLALAQAVPDKVCAGNAAHVHFLSYSGFQEDKGQYWVYLEVNEGNWGGRHGKDGLDSIACLIENTRNNPVEELDLRFPMRNERYELREEPIAPGKWRGGVGIVRENRFLVPGYLSSEAERHFDPPKGIFKGQDGCRASMIKNPGVEGEQRLHSKVTGYPMQADELLQIKTANSGSYGDPFERDPERVLDDVLDDFITLAMAEKDYGVVIDPTTMRIDAQATARRRAQRS; the protein is encoded by the coding sequence ATGTCACAGACAGACAGTAGCGGTAGCCACGGCTCGGCTCGGACGATCGATCCCATTACCCTGCGCGTCCTCAACGGCGCGTTCACGGCTGCGGCCAAGGAGATGGCCCACGTCCTGTACCGGATGTCGTACTCCAGCATCATCCGCGAGTCCGAAGACCTCGGCGCCGGGCTGTACGACGCCGAGGGCGACGAGATCTGCGAGAGCGACACCTCGCCCATGCACGTCGGCTCGCTGCCGGCCTATATCCGGGGCTTTCTCAAACGCCTGGACGGCAAGATCAACGACGGCGATGTGATCCTGCACAACCATCCCTACCACGGCTCGACCCACACGCCCGACCTGGCCGTGGCCGTGCCGGTGTTCTGGGACGGCCGCCTGATCGGTTTTGCTGCGGTCACGGCCCACCTGCTCGACATGGGCGGCGCGGCGCCGGGCCTGAACGTGGATGTGGTTGACGTGTGGGCCGAGTCGCGGCTGTTCAACGGCATCAAGCTGTACAACGCCGGGGTCAAAAACGAGGATCTGTGGCAGTTCTTCCTGGATAATGTCCGCACCCCGGAGATGAATACCGGCGATATCGAGTCGATGATTGCGGCCTGTCAGCTGGGGCGCGAGCGTTTCCTCAGCCTGGTCGAGAAGTACGGCGTGGAGACGGTGCTGGATACCGCCCATGAGCTGATGGACTACTCGGAGCGCATGCTGCGCAGCGAGATCGAAAAAATCCCCGACGGCGAGTACACCGCCCCGACCCAGTATCTGGACGACGATGGGCGTAACCGTGACCAACCGCTGGCCGTGTGCGTCAGCGTCAAGGTCGAGGGCAGCGAGCTGACGATTGACCTGACTGGCTCCAGCCCGGAAGTGCCGACCGGCTATAACGTGCCGTATGAGGGCAGCACCCTGGTCGCCTCGTATGTCATTGTGCGCAGCATCCTGCTCGACGAGGCCACGTTTCCGGATGCCGTGCCCCAGAACGAGGGCATCTTTCGGCCGATCAAGGTCATTGCGCCGGAGGGCACAATCTTTAATCCGCGCTTTCCACGCGCCTGCTTCAGCCGCTTCAACCAGGTCCAGTATCTGGCCGACGGGGTGAACCTGGCGCTGGCCCAGGCCGTGCCGGACAAGGTGTGTGCCGGCAATGCGGCCCACGTCCATTTTCTGAGCTACAGCGGATTTCAGGAAGACAAAGGCCAATACTGGGTCTATCTGGAGGTCAACGAGGGCAACTGGGGCGGCCGACACGGCAAGGACGGCCTCGACTCGATTGCCTGCCTGATTGAAAACACCCGCAATAATCCGGTCGAAGAGCTTGACCTGCGCTTTCCCATGCGCAACGAGCGCTATGAATTGCGAGAAGAGCCGATCGCGCCGGGCAAGTGGCGCGGCGGAGTCGGGATTGTCCGGGAAAATCGCTTTCTGGTGCCCGGCTATCTGTCCTCGGAGGCCGAGCGGCATTTCGATCCGCCCAAAGGCATCTTCAAGGGCCAGGACGGCTGTCGGGCGTCCATGATCAAGAACCCCGGGGTCGAGGGCGAACAGCGTCTGCACAGCAAAGTCACCGGCTATCCGATGCAGGCTGACGAGTTGCTACAGATCAAGACGGCCAACAGCGGCAGCTACGGCGATCCGTTTGAGCGCGACCCGGAGCGGGTGCTGGACGACGTGCTGGACGATTTCATCACCCTTGCCATGGCCGAAAAAGACTACGGCGTGGTGATCGATCCAACGACGATGCGGATCGACGCCCAGGCGACCGCGCGGCGCAGGGCGCAGCGGTCGTGA
- a CDS encoding DUF429 domain-containing protein encodes MWTAGVDGCPAGWLVVCLSPQTQEPVVRLCPDFGAVLALHPRPNLIAIDIPIGLLDRRQVGGRECDRLARRRLPGRASSVFSPPVRSLLGATRYDQVRGHGLSIQAFGIMAKIREVDRLMTPELQGRVYEAHPELAFRSLDGVVMRHSKKTPVGREERLRALERLASFRAVRNLLDTVTTRYRRVQVGLDDCLDACVLAWLAGRIAAGAAQRLPAQPPLDAKGLRMEIWY; translated from the coding sequence ATGTGGACGGCTGGCGTGGATGGCTGTCCGGCCGGGTGGTTGGTGGTGTGTCTTAGTCCCCAGACGCAGGAACCCGTCGTCCGGCTGTGCCCCGACTTTGGCGCCGTCCTTGCCCTCCACCCCAGGCCGAACCTCATCGCCATTGATATCCCGATTGGTCTGCTGGACCGGCGCCAGGTCGGTGGGCGGGAATGCGACCGCCTGGCGCGCCGCCGGCTGCCCGGCCGGGCCAGCAGCGTGTTCAGTCCGCCGGTCCGCAGTTTGCTCGGAGCGACCCGCTATGACCAGGTCCGTGGCCACGGGCTGAGCATCCAGGCATTTGGCATCATGGCCAAAATCCGGGAAGTGGACCGGCTGATGACCCCCGAGCTGCAAGGGCGGGTGTACGAAGCCCACCCCGAGTTGGCCTTTCGGTCGCTGGACGGGGTGGTGATGCGGCACAGTAAAAAGACCCCGGTCGGACGTGAGGAACGCCTGCGGGCACTCGAACGGCTGGCCTCATTTCGGGCTGTTCGAAATCTGCTCGACACGGTCACGACCCGCTACCGGCGTGTGCAGGTCGGGCTCGACGATTGTCTGGACGCGTGTGTCCTGGCCTGGCTGGCCGGGCGGATTGCCGCCGGCGCGGCCCAGCGGCTTCCGGCCCAGCCGCCGCTCGATGCCAAGGGCCTGCGGATGGAGATCTGGTATTAG
- a CDS encoding OmpA family protein, whose product MPAKKRDGMVLGALAGALAGGGIGAGIGPEASDNEGDGRGAGIAIGAAVGTVLGGMIGYALAQEEPPPPPPPPPPPPPPPPPPPPPPPPPPPEPDPCEGLVLPGVMFDFDESDIRPDFEPVLDTVAARLTECPDVHITVEGHTDSRGSEAYNQTLSERRAAAVAGYLEAQGVAAARLDSVGMGEGVPIEPNQNPDGSDNPDGRAMNRRVVLTPR is encoded by the coding sequence ATGCCAGCAAAAAAGCGGGACGGGATGGTCCTCGGCGCGCTCGCCGGAGCCCTGGCCGGCGGAGGGATAGGCGCCGGAATCGGACCCGAGGCGAGTGACAATGAGGGCGATGGACGGGGGGCGGGGATCGCCATTGGCGCGGCTGTCGGGACCGTCCTTGGCGGGATGATCGGCTATGCGCTGGCTCAAGAGGAGCCCCCGCCACCACCCCCACCACCTCCGCCGCCCCCACCGCCCCCCCCGCCACCTCCACCGCCACCCCCGCCCCCACCGCCGGAACCGGACCCGTGTGAAGGACTGGTCCTGCCGGGCGTCATGTTTGACTTCGATGAGTCGGACATCCGGCCTGACTTCGAGCCGGTGCTCGATACAGTCGCCGCCCGGCTCACCGAGTGTCCCGATGTCCACATCACGGTCGAGGGGCATACCGACTCGCGGGGCTCCGAGGCGTATAACCAAACCCTGTCCGAGCGACGGGCTGCGGCGGTTGCCGGCTATCTGGAAGCCCAGGGAGTCGCGGCCGCGCGGCTTGACTCGGTCGGCATGGGCGAGGGAGTTCCCATTGAACCGAACCAGAACCCGGACGGCAGCGATAACCCGGACGGACGGGCCATGAACCGACGGGTCGTCCTGACGCCCCGATAA
- a CDS encoding cysteine hydrolase, with translation MSTVTLPKGQTALLIMDCQNDIVHEDGKFGGKLTGGTMPRRIREQGILETISKLAAAARQAGVPVIHVRHAYRPDYVDLPTNAPLWANMKELQALQDGSWGAEIHDTVSAQSQDIVLVKTRVSAFYASPLAGILEAQGLHHLILTGVATDGVVEGTARDGIDRGYSLTIPKDCCIATSEEAHQVILGGILSAFASVCEADDIIQALA, from the coding sequence ATGAGTACGGTGACACTGCCCAAGGGCCAAACGGCGCTGCTCATCATGGATTGTCAGAATGACATCGTTCATGAAGACGGCAAGTTTGGCGGAAAACTGACCGGCGGCACGATGCCCAGGCGCATCCGGGAACAAGGCATCCTGGAGACCATCAGCAAGCTCGCCGCTGCGGCTCGGCAGGCCGGCGTACCGGTCATTCACGTCCGCCACGCCTACCGGCCGGACTATGTCGATCTGCCCACCAACGCCCCGCTGTGGGCAAACATGAAGGAACTCCAGGCCCTGCAAGACGGCAGCTGGGGAGCCGAGATTCATGATACGGTCAGCGCCCAGTCCCAGGACATCGTCCTGGTCAAAACGCGGGTCAGCGCCTTTTACGCCAGTCCGCTGGCCGGTATTCTCGAGGCCCAGGGGCTGCACCACCTGATCCTGACCGGCGTCGCCACCGACGGCGTTGTCGAGGGCACGGCCCGGGACGGGATCGACCGCGGCTATTCTCTGACCATCCCCAAGGACTGCTGTATCGCCACCAGCGAAGAGGCCCATCAGGTCATCCTGGGTGGGATACTGTCGGCCTTTGCCAGCGTGTGTGAGGCTGACGACATCATCCAGGCCCTGGCCTAG